The Macaca fascicularis isolate 582-1 chromosome 13, T2T-MFA8v1.1 sequence ACAAAAGGTCTCCCTGAGGCTCTGGGGCTGGGATACAGAGGGCAGCTTGCAGGAAGGCCTGGCCTGCTCCCCTCAGGGCAGCTTCCCTGGGTATATAACTGCAGGGCCCCATGGGGGCATGTGGGAGCAGACCCCCTAGGTGACCCAGGGAGCATATATGTTCAGGGGGTCCTGGAAAAGGTGCTGTGGGAAGGTGGGCATGTGAGGAGCCACCTGATGGATGGGCTTCTCACTCCCCCTCTGCCCTGCATTAGGGGACACAGCCCAGGGCAGAGAGCCAGGCGGAGGTGGCATTCTGAGCCCCTTTTCACCACCCAAGCCTCGGGCTGGGACCCAGACTCTTACCTGTGGCGGCTGGCTGGCCGGGGGGCGCTCTGGGCCTGGGGCCCCCCGGGGCTGAGGGCCCCACCGGACCCCGTGTAGAGGCTGTAACCTCGAGGAGGGTAGCTGGCGGCCCCCGCAGCTGCGGTCAGCAGGCAGCAGAGGTAGCAGCTCCAGAGGGTGCGGGGGGCCATGGTGGGGCGCTCCACAGTGGCCCTCAGAGACTCATCCCGCCCAGCCACTGGCTCCTCTGCTGGCCCCAGGGATGCTGCTGCTCCACAGGACAGCGCGAGCCCGTCCTGTCCGTCCCGGCTTCCTGCCGGCAGCCCCTGTCCACACGTCTTCTCCTTGGCTGCCTGGCCTgacccctctcccctcctctttcctcctcagCTCCTGTCCGTCCCTGCTCGGTTCCTTCCGCTCTTCTCTTCACTTCTGAGGGGGTTTGTTTTCTGTGCCCCCTCTGGCCTCTGGTCCCTGCCCCTCTCAGGAGCTGCGGCTCAGAAGTTGCGTCCTGGGCTTCCGCCCCCTCGTCCCAGCTGGCCCTCTTCTGGTCTCCCTGTCCTCTTTCCCTGATGACCGGATCCTGGGGGTGACAGGGCTTTGCCCCTGTGGCTGTTGGGAGGCACGAGAGTGGCCGTGGGGCGGGCCCtggcctcctcctccctgctggcttccctcccttcccccctgtCTGGCTGGCGGTCctgcctcccccttcctccccccaCCTCTCCAACCATCGTGCGCCACATCTGCTTCTTGTTAACTCcgggaaagagggaaaaaaaaggaaaaacagaaatgtgGAGTTGCCGCCGGGCTTGAGGCCAGCCTCTCAGATGGGCCACATGGAGCCAGGGCCAAAGCTGGGAAGGAGGCCCAGGGCTGGTCACTCCGACGGGGAACGGGAGCCAGAGTCGCAGCTCCCCTGGGGCTGGAGCAGGCCTCCCCTGGGGGAGAGGGCCCCAGAGAGGGAGCCCAGAGGGGAGGGCAGGATGGAAGGACTGGACAAGGGAGAATGAACTTGGAGAGCTCAGCAGGACTTCACTCACCATCTAGTCCAGCAGTCTCCTTTTAGAGATGTGAAAATTGAGGTCAGAGTGGGagagtaacttgtccaaggtaacACAGCAAATCAGTGGTAAGGCTGAGAACACACACTAAATACCAGGTCAGTGACttgggagaaaggaggagaggagaatgTGCTAGTGGGCCAGGAAGGAAAAGGAGTCCTTACTCCACTGAGGCAGATGGGAAATCCACAGAcgacagaagaggaagaaagggccgggtgtggtggcttacgcctgtaattccagcactttgggaggccaaggcgggcagatcacaaggtcaggagttcaagaccagactgaccaacacggtgaaaccctgtctctactaaaaatacaaaaattagtcgggcgtggtggcgtgcgcctgtaatcccagctactcaggaggctgaggcaggagaatcgcttgaacccaggaggaggaggttgcagtgagccaagatcgcgccactgcactccagcctaggcaacagagcgagactctgtctcaaaaaaaaaaaaaaaaaaaaaaaaagaagaagaggaagaaaggcacCTAGCAATGGGGAGCAGGCTTCTGTCAAGCAGGAGAGGGCACGTGGGCAGGAAGACGAAGAACCTTTCTTAAAGGGATAAATGAAAATGGGTCCTGGGCTTGTTTTGGTGACGGTCAGGCCATAactgggtggaggtggggtgaggTGAATCGGGACTGACCTCTAGAGCAGCAGAGGCAGTCAGTCCCTAGTCTGGAGGTGAGTCTGATAGCTCTCAGTGACAGGCAAAGGGCCGTCAGCCTGACCTGAAAGTTCCACCTGCGCCATCTTGATCTAAAAGCTTGGTCCCTGTCACCACCTGACCCTCAGTGCTTGACCAGGGTCTGCAGGTGGTGGGATGCTTTGGAGAAAGAAACGGAAGCACAAGACAGAAAGGAGACAGGAGaatgctgtgtgccaggcactgcggAGGTGCCCAGGTAGCAAAGGCATAGGTAAGACTCAGACGCTGTCCACTTAGGAGCAACTGAGGTTGTTGGAGAATGGGACACAAGCCCCCAAACAGAGAACTGTCACAAGCCAGGACAGAACAAGTGCCAAGGGGCAGGAAAGAGGGATGATGTATGTTCCAGCTAGGAGGAGGGAAAAGATAGCTGCCTGAGGGAGGCAGTCAAAGGAGAGGCTGGAAAAGACAGAAACTGAACAGCATTGGGgcgggggtgagggtggggggcaGGAGTCAAGAACAGAGACAAGGCAAGGAGAGAGATTTCAGGCTCAGGAAGAGttgtctgcctcagtctcctcagctATAACGCAGGAATAACAGGACTCTCCATCCCACTTTACGAGGATTAAGTAAGTCAATGCGTGTAAACattctagaacagtgcctggcaaatggTAAATGCTCAATCAACGTTAGCTCTTTTTTTGTGTCAGGAAAAAATGGGACCGAAATTCAGAGAAGTAGATTGTGGAAATTAGGGAGAGGCTCAAATGACTGGTTATGAGGTTGTATTGCAAGTTTTTGAGTAGAAGCATATACGCATACACAAAAGAAGATATTATGAGTGATAATATTGAATACAGTGTCAGAGCACAGGCAGTGTAGCCACAGCTCCTCCTGTCACTATCTATGACCCAGCAAATCCCATGACACCACTGGGAGTCTATGTGTCATCTGAAGTTCCTTCCAAATTCTACATTGCAAAGTGATGCAGTCTTGGGCTCTGGTGGTGACAGTGACCATGAAAAGGCAGGGAACGTTGTAACTGCGTGGTGACTGCCTGAGTAATGAGGAACCAGATGAAGGGAGACACAAGAGAAGATTCCAGATGGGGAAGTCGGGAAGAGAGCAGGTTTGGAGGAAAGAAAAGTGATCGTAGTTTGAACATACTGAATTTAAGATAAGAGTAACACATCCTAGTGGAAACCAGTGTCCAGGATGGTTAGCAATGGTGGACCATTGATTCTTCCAACATATGCAGGGTAATAGGTGGAAGCCATGAGAATGAATGCCATCAAATCATCAACGCAACTCTGAACCATCTTACCTCCGACATCCTATGACCCAGAATGTGACCTTGATGGCTAAGAGAAATGTTTGTGAAAAGACAgggtcaggctgggtgtggtgcctcaagcctgtaatcctagcacactgggtggctgaggtgggaagatcacttgaggtcaggagtttgagaccagcctggtcaacatggtgaaccccatctctactaaaaatacaaaaattaggccaggcacgatggctcatgcctgtaatcccagcactttgggaggccgaggtgggcagatcccataaggtcaggagttcgagaccatcctggccaacatggtgaaagcctgtctctactaaaaatacaacaattagccggtgtggtggtgtgtgcctgtaatcccagctacttaggaggctgaggcacgagaatctcttgagccctggaggcggaggctgcagtgagccaagatcgcgccactgcgctccagcctgtgcaacagagtgagactgactcAGGACAAAACAGTGGGGGTGGTGGTGAAAATGCTGGAACAAACAGAAACGGAAATTTGTAGTTGCCCCTTAGAGCCCTGGGTATCAGCACACAGGGAGATTTGAAGGAAATGTTCACAGGAGATCCCGATTTCAAAGAAGTTGTCAGTGGAAGGCTGCAGATTTGTCCCTGGTCTCCAGGCTCTGGCTCTGGCCCTGGCAGGAAGCCAACCCACTTCCCCTCCAGATTGCCCCAGCTGCTGCTCTgggttttctttctctgctcttctccctctccttgcccttAGGAGGCCTCTCGCAACCTGAAAAGTCACCCCAGCCATCTTGTCACTGCCCAGTTGTTACCCATTCCCTCTTCTACACTCTGAAGttcaaaaatctgtgtataatTTAAGTGTATCAAGTAAAAAATATTGGCTTTGAAATATAGTTGCAGTAGGTtgcatttcatttgcttttatgtAATTAGGAGACAAGACCTAGGAACTGTCATGAATGTTTGTGAAATCACAAAGGTATCAGTGGCTCTGAGTTCACCAGGGAGGACGCTTCCCCTTGCTGGCTTGAGTGGGCAAACAGGCTGCAGTGGAGACTaaagttagagtgcagtggtagtggtgatggtggcagtgaCATTCTGGTGGTGGTATTGGCAGGCAGCCATAAATTTCCAAAGCAATTGGTAAGAGTTCTTGACCCCCCAAAAAGCTAAGTTCCTGGTGGCACTAGGACATGATCTATTTTACAACCTCTCCAAATTGGGTAATTTCCAAGGATCTAGTGCCAATTGGCCCTACGAGGcaattaactcattcattcagctTCAGTGACTGAGCAATGAGTTCATGACCAGGGTCAGGACAACCGTGGGCACCAGCAATAAGAAGCATTTTATGTCTAGCCTCTCTGTCAGAGGATTGAATATTGAGAGGGAAAAGGGGGGAATAATACGATTTGGggcctggtgctgtggctcacgcctgtaatcccagcactttgggaagccaaagcaggaggatcacttgaggtcaggagctggagaccagcctggccagcatggtgaaaccccgtttctaccaaaaatacaaaaattacctgggcgtggtggcacactcctgtaatcccagctacccaggaggctgaggcaggagaatcgcttgaacctgggaggcagaggttgcaatgagctgagattgcatcactgcactccagcctgggtgacagagcgagactcatatcaaaaataaaaaaaaaaaattaaaaaaaaaaaaggtgatttgGACCTTGGGTCATGCCAATCCACATGGGAATTCAAGTTTGTGGGGAGTCTTGAGCAAAAGCCCACTTTTCTCCAAAGAGATAcactttacttttccttttagcTCTTCCTCCAGGTTTAATACTTTAGTAGCCCACCTCCCTGAACCCAGTCCCCCTTCTCCCGGGTCTTGTTGCTTTCTCACTCCTGAGCCTAATTCTGGCCAGTCCTTTCCTTGAAAATGTCACACTAATCACAGAGATTGAGCTCCACAAGTGCCCCCCAGTCATTTCCCTCCACATCCTCCCAAATCCCCCCAGGATGACGCTGTGCCTGTCTCACTTCCCAAATAGTTTTCTATCCAAGCTTGGTTCGAGATATGTCTGTTCTTAGTTAAGTCTAGTTCAGTCTCATAGACtgttttttgtttcagttcttcTAGGCACTGGGCCAAATGACCCATTCAAGGCTGATAAAGACTCACTGACCTAGGCACAGGAagttctgtgaggtgaatgaattTCTGGGTGGTCCTAAAATAAATCCTTTCCCTCTTGTGCCTAACCCTAGGACAACCTACTGAGTCCAGTCTGACCTGGAACATGGAGTGGAGGTAGGAGGAAGAGGTGACACTGCTCTTTCACCAGTTTGTAGAAACTTGGTGAAATCAATTAcctgctgggcctcagttttcttcccttttttttttttttttcctgagacagggtcggtctctgttgctcagactagagtgctggagtgcaatggtgcaatctcggctcactgcaacctctgcctcctgggttcatgcaagtctcctgtctcagcctcctgagtagctgggattacaggcgtgcactaccagctaatttttgtatttttactagggacggggtttcactatattggccaggctggtctcgaactcctgacctcaggtgatccacccaccttggcttcccaaaatgttgggactacaggtatgagccaccatgcctggccagtttcctTCTTCATGATTCTGAAGGCCCCTTTCGGCTCTGATAGTCTAGAATACTATGCACCTGGGTCAATTGGTTTTAAGCACTTCCAAGGCTTTCTTTCATGTCATTTTCTGTCTAGAAAGTTTAACTTCCAGGGCCGGCCTAAAGGTagagcttatttttaaaagggagggCTAGTTCTGATTCAACAGTAGACCCAAGTGTTTGGTTGGACTTGGATCTGCTTCAAATTTCCAGGAGACATGAAGCATAATGATGTGTAATCCTTAAGACCTAGACCCTTACTCTCCCAGAGGGGAGCTGGAAACAGACTGCTGAGAGATGCATAAGGGAGTACCTGTCTGGGGTTTCACCAGTGTTATGTGGAGGGGACTCGGCTTTCTAAATATGAAGCTTCTGGGAAATATTGAGTGGGGGCTGGTGGTGAGGTGGTGGTGAGGTGGGGGGAGGCCAGGGGAACTACAGACTACTAAAGGCAGGGATTATGTTTAGGAGTCACCGGGCTGAAGCCCTGGGGGACAAACTGTTGATGGTCCCAGACCAGGGAAGCCACTTTGGGATAGTGCATCCCCAGCTCCGTGCACACGGGCGGCAAACTGGTCCCCTGTCCCAAGCTCATAGCATCTCCTGTAGAGTTTTCTTTGGCTCCGAGAAGCAGAGGCCTCCCCTGAGCCCTGGCCCCCCTCTACCGCAAAGCAACTGGCTTCCATTACCCCTGACAGCTCCAGAGCAACAGCCCAGCCCCCGGCCCCGGCCTGGCTCGGTGCCGTTCCCTTTTATGGTGAAGTTGAGAGAAAGCATGGAGTGAGGGGGGAGAAAGTTCTGGCTGGGCAGAGGCTTGGAGAGTTCCAGGGTGCCTCTCCCCTCGCCAGAGACCCTCGGGTACCCGCAGCCACCGCTCTTCGTTCTCTTCGGCGACCTAATCTGTTCTGAACCCAGGACCCTTGCTTGTCCcagcccttcctccccttctccatttctccccttctccctccctcacaTCCGGGGGGTGATTTCCCACTTGGCCGAAGTCCCACGGTTTGGGTTTTGATTCCGGGAGGGTCCGCCCTATTTCCGACGCCCAGCTCCAGGGGTAGCGTGGAGGCAGGGAGCCCGGCTAAGATCCTGGTCAGATCACAAAAGGCAGGATGGTTCTACTTGGTTGCATGTGGGTCACAAAGGTTGGCGCCGGAGAAAGGAGCACCCGGCAGCCCCAGCCCTGTCCCCATTCTACAACGCCTCCCACTCCTGTCCCCGCCGCCCGAGCCAGGGAGAGGTCACTGAGGGCAGGGCCCAAAGGAAGCACCTGGTTGGGCCGGGCCGGGAAGCGAAGGGTGGGCAGCAGTACCGAGGGCCGGGGCCGGAAGGGGGTTGGAGTATCCCGCCGGCCCCGCCGCTGCACCCTCGCCCCAGCCCACTCCTCCGCCCTGGGGAGGCGGCCACCACGGCTTCGCTAGCCGCTTCCCGAGCCACGCCAGCTGCGACCAGCTGTGCCTTGCCCGACCCAGGCGCGCGTCCgcggccccaccccaccccctacgGCTGGACCTCCCACCGCAGGCGCGCCCGTGGCCCCGCCCCAGTCGCGGCCGTAGGGCGCCGCGCGGAGCCGACGAGACTGTGGGGCTAGAGAGGCCGTCCCGACCGCGCCCCCCGCCGGAAGCGGCTGGTTCGGGCCTGAGTTGGCGCAACGAAGTTCCGGTCCAGGTCTCCTACCTCGGGCTTGTTCGCTGGCGGCGTCGGAGCCGAGCCGGACTGGTCAGGTGAGAGGCACGCAGGCGCCGTCCCGGGGGCTAGTCCCGCCGTGGCCGTGGCCGGCCCGTGGGGCAAGGACGGGTCCTTGCGAGGGCGAGGAGTGCGCCAGCCCGTGCGGCTCAGCCCCTCTCTCCTCCGCAGGATGATCACCGACGTGCAGCTCGCCATCTTCGCCAACATGCTGGGCGTGTCGCTCTTCTTGCTTGTTGTTCTCTATCACTACGTGGCCGTCAACAATCCCAAGAAGCAGGAATGAAAGTGGCGCTTTCTCCGCCCCAGGTAACGGCCCGGGGCTGTAGCGCCCAGCCCCCAGAGCTGAGTGGCGAGGCCGCGCCAGGGGTAGCAGGGTTCGAAACTTCCAATCAAAGTGTCGGGCCAAGCGTGATACAGTCCAGAACTGGTCCCCTTTATCTGCACAGAGTAGAGAGCGCGCTGTCCCCTCCCTGTAAACTGTTCCCTGCTAGAATGGGAGTGGGTTTCCTAACCCTCACAGTCCCCATCTTGTCCTCAATAGGTAGATGCCCAAGTTGGGAGTATAGTTGTAAGGAGGCACTGACACCGGTAGGAACGAAGGTACCGAGGGTACCATCCAAGTATAAGGATTTGGGCTCTTAAATAGCTCCCACTTTCCCCAGGTTGTTTAGACCTCATTTGGGCAGAATGTTTTTGGTGAGGGGGTGACAGATGTAGAATTCTGTTTCCATGTTCTGAGGCCAGGGGTTGGCTGCTGACCCAAGCTATAGAGAAGGAAGGGGGGGCTTTGGAGCCAGCCTGAAGTGTGGGTCACAAGTATAAAGGGAATATGGATAGACGTTACTTCCTGAAGGAATCCCCGGAGGAAAGCTGCAGCATTTTCCTTACCTCAGGTCTTTCCCCCTCTTTTCTAGGGTTCCAGGACATAGTCTGAGGCAAGATGGAGGGTATGAGGGGCCTTCACACTTCACTTCATCCCTTCTACCCATCACAACATACAAAGCAACTACACCTGGATTTTTCCAAACAACTTTTATTTCCTCAAAGTCTTCCTTAATCCTATGGAACAAGAAGCTGCCACTGAATAGGGCCCAGTATAGGGGCTTGCTTTTCTACTCCCTCCCcccaatataaaaatatagatttttttttgtggtcCCAAAATCTTGTGctgtggagggaaggaaggggtggCAGGTCCCTGTTTTGTTCTGTCTCAAGGTGCTGCTCTTTAATGCTTTGGACAGCGTGGCTGGCATTCCAAGGACTTAACGGCTGTCACATGGAATCAGCGGCCTGGAGGGGAACTAGCATATTTCCCACGTGTTACCCCATCTTGGGGCTATATCTTGGGCTTCAACATAAAGGCATTATCAGACCCGGGGAGAAATAGTGAGTGGGGGAGATTTAGGGACAAAACAAACCTCAGGTTGGCCCAAGGGACCCCCGCTGTAACAATTCCAGGATGGGGAGTCAGACAGACTACAGGATATAGGAGAAAAGGCAGGGGCAGAGCGGGGCCGTGGGGGCCTGGCCTGAGGCAGCCTGcaacagagaagagagaggaatcagGGCTATGAAAACTCTGCTCCTCTTCTGTTCTGCTAACCAGGGGCTGGGAAGTGAGAGAAGTGAAGCAAGATGAAGATGGGTAAGGATGGGCAAGTTGGTTACTGCACAGTGGTCTCTTGCTGGAACCAGCCAGCTCCTAGGCCTTAGGCCCTAActaaaagttgttttcttttcctttggattgaAGACTGTGGCcatggtgggggaaaaaaaaatcagggactAGATTCTTAATGAAAGTACATTTAGTCTTTGTGCTCAAAAGGAGTAGGGAAGGCAGAAAATTATTCTGAATGACAGAAATGGGAATGAGGGGACAGAAgtgaggggtggggtgagggacTGGACCCAAGTGCTCACCCTGGTTTAGCAGAGCAGGGTCCCGGCTCCAGCTCACTGCTCTCCCTGGTCCGGGGGGTAGGGGATGTGGGGCCTGAAGAGCCTTTCATCCCTCTGCGAGTCGGCGGTGAGCCCCGGCCCAACCTGGGCCTAGCCTGTGTGGACAGGGTTTGTGCTAAGAGGCTAGATTCTTCCATGagtttttttgcttttagtttgCTTCTAGAGTTTCCATGCATTAGAGTGTTGTAGTATAGGGATCAGTAGAGGTACTGGGACATTGAATTCTAGCTGAGAGGGTGAGGCACGATAATAGCCAGAGAAGTCCTGGATTCAGTCCATGACTGTGCACTCCAAGTTTATAACTAGGGGTGGCAAACAGATCCAGCATTTAACCGCCATGGCTATACCATGACTAAGGTCTGGGTGAGTAGAGAAACACTGTGTAGAAAGATAGTGAGGGTTGGTAGACCTCTCTCAGAGCCCTCTATGCCTCAGCCCCTGCCAGAGCAGTGTACACTTCACCCATCCAGTCAGCTTCTGCCTGTACTCAACTTTACCTAGCATGGGGATCTGGACTGAATCGGAGTTGGTGGCAGGGCTGTTCCTAGCAGCAGCAACCAAATGTGTTACCTGGGGAATCCGGGACCCCTCCTGGCGGAAACTCTCCTCGGGCAGGTCTGggcagaaagagaggagaagctaagggcaggggcagggaaagCCAAAGCTAGCAGGCTGAAGTTGGGGTACATCTGGCAGGGACAGGTTGAAAGCAAGCAAATGACCTGGCTGATGGGGATGGTGGAGGGCAGGAAGGGGACTGGACAGACAGGCACTCAGGCACCAGAGAAGCTCTCTGATGTGGCCAAGCGTAGAGGCAGTAAAGCAGTGCTGAGCATTTTCCCTCCCGCTACCCAGAGGAACAGTGCCTTGCTGGGTTCTGCCAGAGTAGTTGTGCTGAAGACCCAAAAATATTACCTGCAATCGAGTCTTGATGCAGGGCATCCGAGCTCCAGTCCCTAGCAGACCTTTCCCGATTACCATGACGGCCTCTGGTTTGTCCCCGGAGGACAAGAGTGAGCAGCCGCTCCCTAGGGAACAGAGGAAACTGATCAGGGTAGGGGTCACAGAGAAGAGGAGATAACTTCCAAAggatcagggtttctcaaccttggcacgtTGACATTTTGGGTGGAATAATTCTGGGGAGTAgtcttgtgcattgtaggatgtttagtagcatTCTTAGTCTCTAAACAATATATGCTGTTTCCTCATCTCCCTCCTCAgtgtaacaaccaaaaatgtctccagatgttgCCTGGGCAGCAAACTCACCCCGGGTTGAGGCTCTAGTCTGGTCCAAGGGGTGGAGCAGCAACTCCAGGCTAGAATCGGAATGTACCCAAGCTTAAATCCTGTGTCAATTTATAGGCCGCAGGGCCTACCCCAATCATATGTTTAGCATTTGAGGATCAAGTCAGCTCTACCCAGGACTGGTGGGTTCAGTGCTACCCATTGAGGAGAGCAGACAGGTTGGGAGTAGGGGTCTTTGAGTGAGGTAGAACATGTTGGACTACAATCTTAAAATCATTCCCATCCATTTCTTTATATAGCTGGGTCTGTAATTTAAAGGAGAAGAGATGGCTTAAGTTTTGTGTGAATGATACGGCTGCACACAACATTTAGCAGTGTTGACAGGAGAAAGACCTGTCATGCTTTTTTCATTCTCCTGTTTTGTCTAATGTTGCCCAGCTCCTGGAGTCAGGGAATTTGCGTAAGTAGCACTTTGCAGGTAGACAAAAAGTCCTCAGGTTCCTCAACTGTaaaaatgaggattaaatgagattaaatgtgtagagcagtgcctggcacatagtaaatgttcaataaatgttaactattgttTTATTACACGAAGACTAATCAATTCCAGCTTCCTACACAAAGGCACCAGTGTTAGAGGTTTAGGATACCAAGAGGATAACTGATGCCGCTGGTCTCCCAACTAGGCTTAAAGAACCTGGGCTGGCCACAGAGGAGGCTGGCAAACCCAGATTTCAGTGGCAGCGGGTACAGACCTGGTATGTTGAGTGAATCGGGCAGTAGACAGGAGCCCAGCTTGTGTGAGGAGGCTGGGCCAGAACTAGTAGGAGCTGGGGATGGAGCAAGGCTGCCTGCAGGGCGATGGGTCAGTGGCTGCTGCCGCCGTCTCCTGTCCTGGCTTCGGGGCTCTGAGTGGAAGAGATACAAGCAGATAAAAGGGCAAATAAGTGGGGCATTATGAGGCAGCCTTCACTGACTTGCTGGCTTCCCTGGTCAAAATATGCTGTTTTTCAAGCTTGTCATCAGACCCGCATCCCTCTCCTGAAGTAACTATTAATATAAGATGGGTAGAAAGATCTACTGTTTATTACAGTTATCCATTCTCCACCAGCCTTCATCCTGCcagtttgttgttgctgttgttgtttgatAAAAGGtttccactctgtcacccaggctgaagaagtgcacaatggcacgatcatggctcactgcagcctcaacctcccaggctcaggtgatcctcctacctagcctcctgagtagctggcactataggtgcacactaccatgctcagctaatttttgtttaaagttttgtttttgagatggagtcttgctgtgtcgcccaggctggagtgcagtggtgcgatcttggctcactgcaacctccacctcccgggttcaagtgattctcctg is a genomic window containing:
- the OST4 gene encoding dolichyl-diphosphooligosaccharide--protein glycosyltransferase subunit 4, giving the protein MITDVQLAIFANMLGVSLFLLVVLYHYVAVNNPKKQE